One uncultured Carboxylicivirga sp. genomic window, TTTTTAAGAATCATGGATTTAAAGGCATTGTAACCCTCTTATTTTTTGCACTTCTGATCATTTTATGTGACCAAATTTCAACAAATATTTTCAAAGAAGGGTTTCAACGTCTGAGACCATCACACGATGAAAAGCTTAAGTACCTGGTTCATCTTATTGGCGGTAAACGAGGCGGATTATATGGATTTGTTTCATCTCATTCAGCGAACTCTTTTGGATTGGCAATGTTTAGTTCTCTTTTATTCCGAAATAAAACATATACTTTTTTTATTTTTACATGGGCCACCATAAATGCTTATTCCCGAATATATATGGGAGTCCATTTCCCGGGCGATATTATAGGTGGATTTCTTTTAGGGATTGTTTTAGCCCTGTTAGTATATGAAATGTATCTACGTGTAATTACACGATTTATTGTTATTTCGCATCACAACAAAAGACTATTAAAATCTGGTTTAGCTGAAAGCTTTGGAAAAAATGAACGTTTAATTTTCTTTGCCTTCATTATTACAACCGGCACCTTACTTTTTGCTGCAAAAGTAATGTTAAAGATGATAGCCTAACTAAAAGGATTGATTCCATTCTAATCAATAATTATTCTGTCACGTAATCTTTCAATTCACGTTTACATGCTCTTAAGTTGCGTGGTTTAATTGGCAAAGTTTCCCTATCCTCTGCCTTCTGGTATAGATCGTTACACATCACTATTCCTTTACCCAACAATGCCATCTTTTCTTTTCGTGAAATGGATGATAAACATGTAACAGGATGAAGATTTTCCATTTCAATCCATTTTTTAAGACTTGATTTTTCAGGATAATCCCATGCCAGCAGATTTAATCCATAATCTGCTCCAAACTTTTCTGCATCTTCGGTAAAACGTGTATTAGTAATGATCCATCCTTCTGTTTCAATATTGCGTAATTGATCATTGTATGATCTTGCTCTGTTAATATCATCAAAACGAGAACGAATATACATCGGAACTTTAACATCAGATTTGGTACCCGGATAATTATGAAACTTACATTCCACCAAAACATCTTTATGACCATTTCGAGCGAAAACATCTATTTCGTGTGTTACACTATACCCTTGCACAAGTTTCCCTACTTCCACATCAAAACCACGAGCCTTAAATAACTCTCCTACAAAGTGCTCAAATGGATATCCAGATGGTCCCAATTCCGAAACCGCCTGTTTTAACCGATAATTAACAGCCGTTTTTTTCTCCTGCTTTCTTAGTATGTCGTAAGCCTTATTGTAAATTTCTTTGGTGGATATTCCATCATGCATTATCATACCCACAGCATTTAAAATATTTTGTGCCACTTCATCAGAAGCTCCGGATCGCATTAACGAAGACAGTAACTTTTCACTTTCAAAATAAACCTGATCACCTGAGGCTTTTTGAATTAAGAAGTCGTTTAATGGTTTAGTATGCATGATAAATATGTTTGCTTAAAGATAGCAAAACACATGAATTGCTAATCGTGGTTATAATTATTTATTGTTTAATTATTATATGATGTCATTAAACATTTACAAATAAGCACTGTTAATCTTCTAACAATATCAATGACACATTTAACTTATTATAATGGCATTTTATCAATTTAAAAGGCAGCAACTAATTCATACAGATATAAAAACACTTTGGGATTTTATTTCTTCTCCTGCTAATTTGAGCAAAATAACACCCGAAAGAATGAACTTTACCATAACATCAGATGGTATTGACAAAATGTATGAAGGGATGATTATATCTTATAAGGTTAACCTCGTACCTTTCTTAAAAAACATCTGGGTTACAGAAATAGCTACAATTGAAGACCAACATTACTTTATAGACACACAACTAATTGGTCCCTATAAGTTATGGCATCATCAACACATTTTAGAAAAAACTGAAAATGGAATATTAATGACAGATATAGTTAGTTATTGTCCACCCTTTGGTTTCTTAGGAAGAATCGCCAATGTTCTATTTATCAATAGACAATTAAAACATATTTTCGATTATCGTGAAAAGAAATTAAACAAGATTTTCAAAAAATCTTTACCATAGAAATAACATCACTACCCCGGCCACGGCAATTACAGATCCAAAAATCTCCATAAAAGAAACTTTCTCCTTAAATAGCAACACAGCCGGCGGAATAATTAAAACTGGAACAATAGCCATAATTGTTGACGCAACACCCGTTGTTGTATACTTAATTGCCCATAACGAAAGAGACACTCCTAAAAAAGGTCCAAAAAATGCACCTATTGAAATACGTGCCATTGCAGCACCATATTGAGCAGCTTTAATAACTTTTGGCCAGTGTCCGGTAAAAACAAATATGATAGAAAATCCAAATACACCTGTGATTACCCGAATCATTGTAGCAGAAACCGGATCATAATCACCCATTCCTAATTTACTTAGCACTAAACCAAGTCCTTGACCTGTAGCACCACCAAAGGCAAGTAAAATACCTTTCAAAGAATATTTTATCTGTATTTTTTTGCCTTTACCAGGCCTTCCTAATATGACTAATGAAATACCAATAATGGTAACAATCATTCCAAATATATTACCAGTAGTTAGTCTTTCGCCCAGAATAATCCATCCAAACAAAGCCGCCAATGGGGGTGCCAATGCCATTATTAACATTGAAATCCGTGCTCCAATCACAACAAAAGCCTGAAACAAAAGCAAATCTCCAACTACAAATCCTACCAAACCACTTATCGACAACCATAACCATTGATCAGCTGTTGCCCCTGACGGAAAGAAATAATCAAACCGAATATATGATAAGGTGCCAAGCAAAAAAATGGCCATAACCAACCGAATCAGGTTCACTGACATTGAACCAACTTTTTTACCTGCTGATTCAAAGGCCAACGAGGTAAAAGTCCAGCAAACAGCTGTTAATAAAGCAGCCACTTCGCCTTTATGCGAAAGAAAGATTTGTTCCATGGCGCAAAGTAAATACTTTACTTAAAACCAAAATCGATCCTCAGCTGTTTTTTAACAGCCGATTAACATGTTTTTGACAAACTTCAAATAAAAAACACATGTAATTTGTATACTTTTATGCAATAATCTAGAACATTTAATTTATACCCATGTCTCGTAAACAAATAATCAATTTGTTATCAACGCTTTCCTTTATTGCGTTAGGCGTTTTGTTATTCTTTCTTTTTAAAAGTCTAAAAAAACCACCCCAGGTTGCACTTCCACAAAAAGCTACCCGCGGTATACATACCCTCACAGTTAAATACACTGATCTTCCCGGTATCATTGAATCATCAGGAAGAATAACCGCTTTTGATGAAATAACCATTAGTAGTGAAGTGAGTGGCAGACTGACAGCCGGATCGAAATTATTCAAGGACGGCACCTCTTTTAATAAAGGCGAATTGATTGCAAAAGTTGAAAATGAAGAATTTGTTTTCCAGCTTCAAGCAACACGTAGTCAGTTTATGCAGAAATTAGCTACAAGTCTGGCTGACATAAAAATTGATTTTCCGGAATCATATGACAAATGGCTTGCCTTCTTCGAAGAAATAAGATCTGACAAAAACCTACCTGATTTACCTGAAATCACCAACCCAAAAGAAAGGGTTTTCATGGCTGCAAAAAGCATACTGAATGATTATTATTCAATTCAGAGTAATGAAGTAAGATTAGAGAAACACTCAATACGGGCTCCATTTAACGGAACGCTTAAAGAAGTAACTCTTGAAGTTGGATCTGTTATAAATACTGGTACTAAACTAGGTACTTTTACCCGCACTGATTTATTCGAACTGGAAGTTCCGGTTGCTTCTGAAAATATTGATATTATTAAACCAGGTATGAAGGTTAACATCAAGAATAAAGAAGGTGAATTATACTGGACGGGTACTGTTGATCGGATTGCAGAAGTTATGAATTCTGCCACTCAATCAGTAAGTGTTTACATTTCTATTCCAAGCAGTTTTGAGCACCCTCTGTATGATGGGATGTACCTATCTGCCGAAATTGAAGGCAAACCTATTGAGAATGTTTTTGGCATTCCAAGAGACGCCATTTTTAATGGTAACTATGTACATATTCTGAAGAATAAAAAATTAGTGGATCAAGCAATCGAAAAGGTTTTTTACAACAATGAAACAGTGTATATCAAAGGGATCCCTGAAGGTTCTGAATTAGTTACTGAATCTATTATGGGCATTACCGATTACATTGATTTTGAATCCATCAAATAAAGCTTATTCAAGAAATGAGAAAAATAGTTGAATCATTTGTAAAATATCCTTTCTACGCTAACCTCGTGGTTGTGATTCTGATTTTAGCTGGTGGAATCAGTTTTTTATCAATGAGTAAGGCCTTTTTCCCTGAGAGGGAATCCAAAATGATATATGTTACCGTTGCCTATCCGGGTGCTTCGCCCATTGAGATGGAAGAAGGTATCACCTCAAGAATAGAAGAGGCCATCCGGGGTATTGCTGGTATTAAAGAAATAACCTCCACTTCAGCTGAAAACAGCGCCAGGGTAACCATTGAAACTACAGGCAAGTTTGACATAGACGAAACTCTTACAGAAGTTAAAAATGCGGTTGATGGTATCACCAGCATGCCTGTTGATGCAGAACGACCTATCGTTTATAAACAACGCACTACAACTCCTGCTATGCGATTGGGATTGTCGGGTAACATGGAATTGATGAAGCTAAAAAAGCTGGCTTATCAGATTGAAGATGACTTTCTGGCATCAGGATTGATGAGTCAGGTAACTTTATCTGGAATTCCAGCCACTGAAATCGCAGTTGAAATATCAGAAGAGAACCTAATTCGATATGGCATTACGCTGGATGAAATCAGCACCACAATTGCAAGGACAAATCGTGATGTTTCGAGTGGTATGTTAAAGAACGATGATCGGATGATCTATATTCGAT contains:
- a CDS encoding DMT family transporter, which gives rise to MEQIFLSHKGEVAALLTAVCWTFTSLAFESAGKKVGSMSVNLIRLVMAIFLLGTLSYIRFDYFFPSGATADQWLWLSISGLVGFVVGDLLLFQAFVVIGARISMLIMALAPPLAALFGWIILGERLTTGNIFGMIVTIIGISLVILGRPGKGKKIQIKYSLKGILLAFGGATGQGLGLVLSKLGMGDYDPVSATMIRVITGVFGFSIIFVFTGHWPKVIKAAQYGAAMARISIGAFFGPFLGVSLSLWAIKYTTTGVASTIMAIVPVLIIPPAVLLFKEKVSFMEIFGSVIAVAGVVMLFLW
- a CDS encoding phosphatase PAP2 family protein: MIQSLLELDKDILMFLNSHFSAYWDNFFWIFTSKEVWIPMYLTIAYVIFKNHGFKGIVTLLFFALLIILCDQISTNIFKEGFQRLRPSHDEKLKYLVHLIGGKRGGLYGFVSSHSANSFGLAMFSSLLFRNKTYTFFIFTWATINAYSRIYMGVHFPGDIIGGFLLGIVLALLVYEMYLRVITRFIVISHHNKRLLKSGLAESFGKNERLIFFAFIITTGTLLFAAKVMLKMIA
- a CDS encoding SRPBCC family protein; the encoded protein is MAFYQFKRQQLIHTDIKTLWDFISSPANLSKITPERMNFTITSDGIDKMYEGMIISYKVNLVPFLKNIWVTEIATIEDQHYFIDTQLIGPYKLWHHQHILEKTENGILMTDIVSYCPPFGFLGRIANVLFINRQLKHIFDYREKKLNKIFKKSLP
- a CDS encoding HlyD family efflux transporter periplasmic adaptor subunit; the encoded protein is MSRKQIINLLSTLSFIALGVLLFFLFKSLKKPPQVALPQKATRGIHTLTVKYTDLPGIIESSGRITAFDEITISSEVSGRLTAGSKLFKDGTSFNKGELIAKVENEEFVFQLQATRSQFMQKLATSLADIKIDFPESYDKWLAFFEEIRSDKNLPDLPEITNPKERVFMAAKSILNDYYSIQSNEVRLEKHSIRAPFNGTLKEVTLEVGSVINTGTKLGTFTRTDLFELEVPVASENIDIIKPGMKVNIKNKEGELYWTGTVDRIAEVMNSATQSVSVYISIPSSFEHPLYDGMYLSAEIEGKPIENVFGIPRDAIFNGNYVHILKNKKLVDQAIEKVFYNNETVYIKGIPEGSELVTESIMGITDYIDFESIK
- a CDS encoding restriction endonuclease translates to MHTKPLNDFLIQKASGDQVYFESEKLLSSLMRSGASDEVAQNILNAVGMIMHDGISTKEIYNKAYDILRKQEKKTAVNYRLKQAVSELGPSGYPFEHFVGELFKARGFDVEVGKLVQGYSVTHEIDVFARNGHKDVLVECKFHNYPGTKSDVKVPMYIRSRFDDINRARSYNDQLRNIETEGWIITNTRFTEDAEKFGADYGLNLLAWDYPEKSSLKKWIEMENLHPVTCLSSISRKEKMALLGKGIVMCNDLYQKAEDRETLPIKPRNLRACKRELKDYVTE